AGAGAGCAATATGAGTCACTTAAAACTATTTTGTTTTCCCTACGCAGGCGGTTCTGCAATCATGTATTCTCAATTTAAAAAGCATCTGCGGAAATCCATCAAAATGGTTCCCGTGGAATTAGCAGGAAGAGGCAAGCGTTTTGAAGAGCCCTTTTACGAGAGCATGGAAGACGCGATCAATGATGTATATGAAATCATTGGGGATGAATTTGAAAAGAGCCGCTATGCTTTATTGGGCTATAGCATGGGAAGCTGGCTTACATATGGTTTATATAAGAAAATTGTGCAAAATCATCGCCGGCAGCCGGAACATCTGTTTTTGGCGGCAAAAGAACCGCCTCACGTACAAATTGATGCTAAGATAGTTCACAAATTGGATGACGAAAATTTTATGAAAGAAATCTTTCATATGGGAGGAACATCTGAAAAGCTGCTGGAGAATAAAGAATGGCTGGATTTGTTCCTGCCGATTCTAAGGGCGGATTATAGGATAACTGAAATGTATAAGGAAAGCTCGCTTAAAGAAAAATTAAATTGCCCAGTGACCGTGTTTGCCGGCGAGGATGATGAAATCAATGTAAAAGATATAAAGCGTTGGGATGAAATTACTAACCATGATTTTTCTTTTTACACTTTTGCCGGAGGACATCTTTTCATACAAAACAATGTGGAAGGAATATGTGACATAATCAATGATACTTTTCATTCAGGCTCCTTAGCCTTATAGAGGAAGAACCACCATTAGCATGCAATGTGACACCCCAATCAAAGCCGGCCGAATAGCTGGCTGCTATAAATTGTTTCCTCCATATAAAATTATTTTTTTAAGGTAATAATGGGAAATGGGAAGGAGAGTGTTCTTGTGAAAAAAATTGCTTTGGAAGAAGCGTTTGCCGTAAAAGGTGTGGAAAAATTTACTCCCCAGCTGCTGAGTCTGAGGGAGTTCCGTCAAAACGAGGCTAAGCTCATTGACTTGACAGACATGAGAATCCGCGCCATGGACGAGGGTGAGGTGGAGATTTCAGTGGTTTCGGCGACCTCGCCATCCATTCAAGGTCTGGAGAATCACAAAATTGAGGTTGAGACCGCCCGGGCCTGGAACGACTATGTGGCAGAAGCCATCCAGTCCCGCAAGGACCGCCTGCGTGCCTTCGCCTGCCTGCCTATGCGGGAACCGGATGCCGCCATCGAAGAATTGACCCGGGCTGTCAAGGACCTGGGATTTCCGGGAGCGCTGATCAACGGGTATGACAACGCTGGAACCCTGGCCCCCATCTACTACGATGCTCCGGAATATCTGGATTTCTGGAAAGCCGCCGAGGCGTTGGACGTTCCCATTTACATCCATCCCCGGACAGTGCCGGATGATCGGGAAACAACTTACAAACCGTATCCCGAATTAAAGGGCGCGGCTTGGGGATTCCACGTGGAGACGGCGGAACATGTGCTGCGGATGATCATCAGCGGCTTGTTCGACAAGGTGCCGAACTTGAAAATTATCTTAGGACACGCGGGAGAATTTTTACCCTTCTGGTGCTATCGTATTGATCACCGCATCCAAAGAGAGGGCTGGGACGGCGAAGTGGCTGCTAAGAACGGGAGATCGAGAAAACTGCCCGTGACAGAATACGTAAAACGCAATATCTACGCCACAACCAGCGGATTTTTCTACACCCCGGCCCTGGAGCACATCCTGCGGGTATTGGGTCCTGAACATGTTATGTATTCGGCGGATTACCCCTATGAAGATATGACGGAGGCAAACGAATGGTTTAAGACTTTGGATTTCGCCCCGGATGTGCTGCAGGCCATCGCCTACGATAACGCCAAGAGAATCCTCAAGCTCTAGCCTGTCAATTCTTGTCCATTCTGCAAGGTGTATGTATAAGGAACGAGGGTTGCGTCCGCTAAAGGAAAAACTTTTATTGCCTTCATGCAGAACTCCGCATGAAGGCAATAAAAGTTTCAAAGGTGATGAAAAGCATGCAAACAAGCATGTCTAATGCAGGGTTAATGACACTGCCCTCCGTTCATGCTACTGTTGCCACAGCGCCTCATTGATCCACAGGGATGCCAGATGGAGCGCACCGCGAAAACCTGTAAAAGGCGGTTCATAGGGATTCAAACGCCATGCTGTATCCGGATTCGCAATTTGCAGCTCCCTATTGCGCCCCGCCCACTTTAACGCCTCACCGCTGGCCATGAACAGTCCGTTTTCCTGACTTTCCATTGCTTGCGTCCACTGTTCTTCTGTGAAATAAGGAATTTCCTCATCTGCCATATCGGGGCTGTCGCACCAGCAAATACCTTTAGGAAGGAAAAGCTCGCCGCAGGCAAAGGCGAGAATGCCTTTTACTACATCGGCATGCCCGCCGACGGATAAGCGTCCGTTTTCCGGCTGTTCCCTTAAGTGTCTGAATGAAGGCAGTGAGGGTGAAATCAGCCGCAGCGCTTCGTCCCGCTGCTCATTTACGTAGGCTCGGTCAGGTGTTATACCGGTGATTTGCGCCACCTGCTCAATCCATTCGCACGTTCCCCGTATGCCGTAAGGCCGCCCAAGCAAATAAGGCGTGCCGAATTGCTTTTGCAGATGCTCCGCTGCCGGCAATCCCTCCCTCCGGAATACCAGATTGATATGCGCCCCACCCATCTGTTCGATTTGTTCCACCGACGCAGCCGAGGTCATAACGCACAATGGCGTTAGCCGGAAGGCTCCCTGCAGGATACGGGCGATCTCTTCTGCGTCCGCCTGAAAGCGGAACAAATCCGCGCAGGAACCGATCAGATTAAAAGTCGGCAACGGCGTTTTTGGAACCTCGTGGGGAAGCGTTTGAACAAGATACAGAAGTGTTTCCTGTACCCCGTGGTACTGGCTGATATCGAAACCGCCATTACTAAAGGGAAACAGACGCATATCCGGATAAGCCGGCTGCAGCTCCCTGCAAAGTGCGGGAATATCTGTTCCAATGATCTCCGGTACGGCTGAGGGTAAGAAAAAAAGGATACGCGGTTTGTCTCTTTGAGCGATATCCGCAACAGCGGAGCTCAGCCGGGCGGTATCGCCAAGAGCAATATCGGTTTCGTCGATATGGGTGGAATAGAGCCTACAGGCATCCACAACACCCGCCCGGTTCAAAAATACACGACCATAGAGCATGTGCCCCATACAACCGAATTCCAATAAAGCGGAATTGCGGATGGAAGCCAATGTCCACAACATTCCCATGCGGCCGGAGGGAACCGGCCTGAATTTATGCAATCCCACGCCGTCCACCTCCTGCTTTGGGCATGAAAAGGTGATCCAACGTACGCAATATCCTCTTGAGCAGGCTGTTCGTCCTCTCGTATCCGGACATTCCGTACAGGTCGGACAGGTAGGGCACGCAGGGAACCCGGAACTTCGTTCCGGACAAATCCCCAAGGCATAGATCAGGAGAAAGGCTTTCTAACAACGGCGCGTCCGAACCGCTGTTGACCATATGACAGACCAAAGGGTCATATCCAAGCGCGTTTAATGTTTCGGACCAATGTTTATCGTCCGGCCAAAATTCTTCCAGGTGCAGCAGCAGCGGCTCCATGCCCAGAGCCGCCAGATAGGCGGCCAGCGGAATTGTTCTGACAGGGCCGATATGAGCGCAAATATAACGGCAGCC
The DNA window shown above is from Acetonema longum DSM 6540 and carries:
- a CDS encoding nitrogenase component 1 translates to MGLHKFRPVPSGRMGMLWTLASIRNSALLEFGCMGHMLYGRVFLNRAGVVDACRLYSTHIDETDIALGDTARLSSAVADIAQRDKPRILFFLPSAVPEIIGTDIPALCRELQPAYPDMRLFPFSNGGFDISQYHGVQETLLYLVQTLPHEVPKTPLPTFNLIGSCADLFRFQADAEEIARILQGAFRLTPLCVMTSAASVEQIEQMGGAHINLVFRREGLPAAEHLQKQFGTPYLLGRPYGIRGTCEWIEQVAQITGITPDRAYVNEQRDEALRLISPSLPSFRHLREQPENGRLSVGGHADVVKGILAFACGELFLPKGICWCDSPDMADEEIPYFTEEQWTQAMESQENGLFMASGEALKWAGRNRELQIANPDTAWRLNPYEPPFTGFRGALHLASLWINEALWQQ
- a CDS encoding amidohydrolase family protein; the encoded protein is MKKIALEEAFAVKGVEKFTPQLLSLREFRQNEAKLIDLTDMRIRAMDEGEVEISVVSATSPSIQGLENHKIEVETARAWNDYVAEAIQSRKDRLRAFACLPMREPDAAIEELTRAVKDLGFPGALINGYDNAGTLAPIYYDAPEYLDFWKAAEALDVPIYIHPRTVPDDRETTYKPYPELKGAAWGFHVETAEHVLRMIISGLFDKVPNLKIILGHAGEFLPFWCYRIDHRIQREGWDGEVAAKNGRSRKLPVTEYVKRNIYATTSGFFYTPALEHILRVLGPEHVMYSADYPYEDMTEANEWFKTLDFAPDVLQAIAYDNAKRILKL
- a CDS encoding thioesterase II family protein, whose translation is ESNMSHLKLFCFPYAGGSAIMYSQFKKHLRKSIKMVPVELAGRGKRFEEPFYESMEDAINDVYEIIGDEFEKSRYALLGYSMGSWLTYGLYKKIVQNHRRQPEHLFLAAKEPPHVQIDAKIVHKLDDENFMKEIFHMGGTSEKLLENKEWLDLFLPILRADYRITEMYKESSLKEKLNCPVTVFAGEDDEINVKDIKRWDEITNHDFSFYTFAGGHLFIQNNVEGICDIINDTFHSGSLAL